From one Thamnophis elegans isolate rThaEle1 chromosome 9, rThaEle1.pri, whole genome shotgun sequence genomic stretch:
- the BBS12 gene encoding Bardet-Biedl syndrome 12 protein codes for MEDDFLLDRWEKGDCPEKMAFRNVNRKRHIGLQHLSALASTGRTLLGPMKSSKFIVDESIPGGMLIYSPLRLLENMDLSSAVGQLLNEAIQAQNKDYKTGMTTLLFLVGAWSNAVLECLQYDVPLSLIVAIMSEGLDSCIEQLQCITLSLHNIQQKLKDIPIECEGMSLINSSSSSSRKQFTDIKKTVSKSGTSILNLLKNELSEEKSEDHMIQQTNDINPGTPITNSKKCLLSESMNSNFVSSVCKTMIQKNYDLHNCHLDALTYNSRSKLTHSRYFSNVNKYQSPQQTNPNLLDECPKPFDKLSYLGQLTLSLSHGNESATKMIKDILRCQLPGANQKTDTCPFQFDISEIVTCCLSGISESHSCVHPGYITLVCPAKAAAVKHFQTMPIRVILIDGDLTETYHHLGFNRLENMSMFSENVSHSKESSSLWVDSIMDILIQSNINLILVQGDTCEILEEKCLLHKIVIINHVDHNILRAFSNMRAEIVTYINQVNEDCIVKGICVNLYGTLELNLMEVSGQIPLALTAEGLRLVTVVLCCPLMSKMQAMEDQFWTCVYRLHHALLDQAVFPGGGAVELLCLSFLEKLEEAIPNSTGQFHVASSWFAKSSEQYKSLVLSVLASGWRQYLFAVMGNAANCTSEFETHTVIQQHLRRAAMHGSPSAYILEEFSKGKIGISIGHSDIDGKALKVYDNIAAKIEAWRRALELVLLVLQTDAEIIAGPKKDELLKSQESCDFLFL; via the exons ATGGAGGATGATTTTCTCTTGGACAGGTGGGAGAAAGGAGA CTGTCCTGAGAAAATGGCTTTCAGAAACGTGAACAGAAAGAGACATATTGGTCTGCAACATCTTTCAGCTTTGGCTTCCACTGGACGGACACTTTTAGGACCCATGAAATCGTCCAAATTTATAGTTGATGAAAGTATCCCTGGTGGTATGTTGATTTACTCTCCACTGAGACTTCTTGAGAACATGGATTTAAGTAGTGCTGTGGGGCAGCTTCTTAATGAAGCCATCCAAGCACAGAACAAAGATTATAAAACAGGGATGACCACATTGCTCTTTCTTGTTGGTGCATGGAGCAATGCTGTACTTGAGTGCCTTCAATATGATGTTCCACTTTCACTCATAGTAGCTATAATGTCTGAAGGTTTGGATTCTTGCATTGAACAATTGCAGTGTATTACATTATCACTACACAACATACAGCAAAAGCTAAAGGATATTCCTATAGAATGCGAAGGCATGAGCCTTATCAATAGTAGCTCTAGCTCCTCTAGAAAACAGTTTACAGACATTAAGAAAACAGTTAGCAAGTCTGGCACTAGTATTTTAAATCTGCTTAAAAATGAACTATCAGAAGAAAAATCAGAAGATCATATGATCCAGCAAACAAATGATATCAATCCAGGCACACCCATCACCAACAGTAAGAAATGTTTACTATCTGAGTCAATGAACAGCAATTTTGTTTCCAGTGTTTGCAAGACAATGATTCAGAAAAACTATGATTTGCATAATTGTCATTTGGAtgccttgacttataacagcaGATCAAAATTAACCCATAGTAGATACTTTAGCAATGTAAATAAATATCAATCACCACAACAAACTAATCCCAATTTACTGGATGAGTGTCCAAAACCTTTTGACAAGCTCAGTTACTTGGGACAACTCACATTATCTCTTAGCCATGGAAATGAATCTGCCACGAAAATGATAAAGGACATTCTCAGATGCCAGCTTCCAGGTGCCAATCAAAAAACTGATACCTGTCCTTTCCAATTTGATATTTCAGAAATTGTGACATGCTGTTTATCAGGAATATCTGAAAGTCATTCGTGTGTTCACCCTGGCTATATCACACTTGTATGTCCAGCAAAAGCTGCTGCTGTGAAACATTTTCAGACTATGCCTATTCGTGTTATTCTTATAGATGGTGACCTAACTGAAACTTATCACCATTTAGGGTTTAACAGATTAGAGAATATGAGCATGTTTTCAGAAAATGTGTCTCATTCAAAGGAAAGCTCAAGCTTATGGGTTGATTCTATAATGGACATTCTGATTCAGTctaatattaatttaattttggtACAAGGTGACACATGTGAAATTCTAGAAGAAAAATGTCTCCTACATAAAATAGTGATAATTAATCATGTGGACCATAACATATTGAGAGCTTTTAGTAATATGAGAGCTGAGATAGTGACTTACATCAATCAAGTGAATGAGGATTGTATTGTCAAAGGCATATGCGTGAATCTCTATGGAACTCTGGAATTAAATTTGATGGAGGTCAGTGGCCAAATCCCACTTGCTTTAACAGCAGAAGGACTTCGATTGGTAACAGTTGTGCTTTGTTGCCCTTTAATGTCAAAGATGCAAGCCATGGAAGATCAGTTTTGGACCTGTGTGTACCGTCTGCACCATGCACTTCTTGATCAGGCTGTTTTTCCAGGAGGTGGTGCAGTTGAGCTCCTATGCCTCAGTTTTCTTGAAAAACTAGAAGAAGCAATCCCAAACTCTACAGGCCAGTTTCATGTTGCTTCTTCCTGGTTTGCAAAATCTTCAGAACAATATAAATCTTTGGTGCTTAGCGTTTTGGCAAGTGGTTGGCGCCAGTACCTGTTTGCTGTCATGGGTAATGCAGCAAACTGTACCTCAGAGTTTGAAACCCACACTGTCATACAGCAGCATCTCAGAAGAGCAGCCATGCATGGTTCACCATCAGCCTACATCCTGGAGGAATTTAGTAAGGGAAAGATAGGAATAAGCATTGGACATTCTGATATAGATGGAAAGGCTTTGAAAGTGTATGATAATATTGCTGCTAAGATAGAAGCTTGGCGCAGAGCTCTAGAATTGGTGCTCTTGGTCCTTCAGACAGATGCTGAAATTATTGCAGGTCCAAAAAAGGATGAATTGTTGAAATCACAAGAATCATGTGACTTCCTATTTTTATAG
- the LOC116513243 gene encoding caltractin-like yields MASGFKKAGLSGAHRRRGTGLKHELSEDQKQEIREAFDLFDTEGCGSIDVKELKVAMRALGFEPKKEEIKKMIADTGKEGSSTINFEDFLTMMTTKMNEKDSKEEILKAFRLFDDDGTGKISFKNLKRVSKELGENLTDEELQEMIDEADRDGDGEINEEEFLRIMKKTNLY; encoded by the exons ATG GCATCTGGATTCAAAAAAGCAGGTTTGAGTGGCGCCCATCGTCGGAGAGGTACTGGGTTAAAACATGAGCTTTCTGAAGATCAGAAGCAGGAGATCAGAGAAGCTTTTGATTTGTTTGATACTGAGGGGTGCGGTAGCATTGATGTCAAAGAACTGAAG GTTGCAATGCGTGCTCTTGGTTTTGagccaaagaaagaagaaattaaaaagatGATAGCAGACACTGGGAAAGAGGGAAGCAGCACCATAAACTTTGAAGACTTTTTAACAATGATGACTACAAAAATG AATGAAAAAGATTCTAAAGAAGAAATTCTGAAAGCTTTCCGACTTTTTGATGATGATGGTACAGGCAAGATTTCCTTTAAAAACCTAAAGCGAGTTTCCAAGGAACTTGGGGAAAATTTAACAGATGAAGAACTGCAG GAAATGATAGATGAAGCTGATCGTGATGGAGATGGAGAAATAAATGAGGAAGAATTCTTGCGAATCATGAAGAAGACCAATCTATATTAA